The following coding sequences lie in one Candidatus Neptunochlamydia sp. REUL1 genomic window:
- a CDS encoding NUDIX hydrolase — protein sequence MSKSYQEESVNGIVFSPDRGEILLIKRRDVPVWALPGGGIDANETPEQAVLRELEEETGYTVSLVRKIAEYTPLNRLACFTHFFECHITSGSPILTAETQGVSFFPLEEIPPLPPPYPDWISDACQKDAPILKKKIHSVTYLNLLKHFFLHPILVSRFILARLGLHIND from the coding sequence ATGTCAAAAAGCTATCAAGAAGAAAGTGTGAATGGAATTGTCTTTTCGCCTGATCGAGGAGAAATTCTTCTGATCAAACGGAGAGATGTTCCTGTCTGGGCCCTTCCAGGAGGGGGTATTGACGCCAATGAAACACCTGAACAGGCCGTCCTTCGAGAGCTGGAAGAAGAAACAGGATACACTGTTTCTCTTGTTAGAAAGATCGCCGAGTATACGCCCCTCAACCGCTTAGCCTGCTTTACCCACTTCTTTGAGTGTCACATCACTTCAGGATCTCCCATACTCACAGCGGAAACTCAAGGGGTTTCCTTTTTTCCGTTGGAGGAGATTCCCCCTCTTCCTCCCCCATATCCTGACTGGATCTCCGATGCCTGCCAAAAAGATGCCCCAATACTCAAAAAAAAGATCCACAGCGTTACCTATCTTAACCTGTTGAAACACTTTTTTTTGCATCCTATTCTTGTCTCACGGTTCATCCTAGCTCGCCTAGGACTTCACATCAACGATTAA